One window of the Pedobacter ginsengisoli genome contains the following:
- a CDS encoding glycogen synthase: protein MEIIHLSAECYPIAKVGGLGDVVGALPKYQNKLGHVAKVVMPAYQTRFMQENEFEVVYDGWSKLGFHNFPVRIFREKTNKLGFDLYLVHISGLMDREKVYGYDDDTERFLAYQISVLDWISQWEHRPDVVHCHDHHTGLVPFMMAYCQQFRNISNVPTILTIHNAQYQGQFGWDKLHYIPPFDLWKSGQLDWRGAINPLASAIKCSWRVTTVSPSYLDEISFRANGLEDLLAQERGKSVGILNGIDNDVWNPATDTMLEKQFSIKTVEAGKQANKAALCSVFNLDPDKPLYTFIGRLVGEKGADLLPDIFYNALHQANGDINVLVLGSGDPQVEGRLNHLKDVFPGNYNAYIGYNEQLSHQIYAGADFLLMPSRVEPCGLNQMYALRYGTIPIVRRIGGLKDTVIDIGDNGFGLCHDQTSVWDVNHAMGRAYELYLDKKKVKEIRKFMMQLDHSWDNAAQQYIDLYQI from the coding sequence ATGGAAATTATACACCTTAGTGCCGAATGCTATCCTATTGCTAAAGTAGGTGGTTTGGGGGATGTTGTTGGTGCTTTACCTAAGTATCAAAATAAGCTTGGGCATGTAGCCAAGGTTGTTATGCCGGCCTACCAGACCCGATTTATGCAAGAAAATGAGTTTGAAGTGGTGTATGATGGCTGGAGTAAACTGGGCTTCCATAACTTTCCTGTAAGAATTTTTAGAGAGAAAACCAATAAACTTGGGTTTGATCTTTATCTGGTACACATTTCTGGCCTTATGGACCGGGAAAAAGTTTACGGTTATGACGACGATACAGAACGCTTTTTAGCCTACCAGATATCTGTTTTAGATTGGATTTCACAATGGGAGCATCGTCCTGATGTAGTACACTGTCATGATCACCATACCGGATTGGTGCCTTTTATGATGGCTTATTGCCAGCAGTTTAGGAATATAAGTAATGTACCAACCATATTAACCATTCACAATGCACAATATCAGGGGCAGTTTGGCTGGGATAAACTTCATTACATTCCACCTTTCGACTTATGGAAGTCAGGCCAGCTTGATTGGAGAGGTGCTATTAATCCTCTGGCATCAGCAATAAAATGTTCATGGAGGGTAACTACCGTATCTCCAAGTTATCTTGATGAAATAAGCTTCAGGGCAAACGGACTGGAAGATTTGCTGGCGCAAGAGAGAGGTAAATCTGTAGGTATACTAAATGGTATTGACAATGACGTTTGGAATCCCGCTACTGATACTATGCTGGAAAAGCAATTTTCAATTAAAACAGTAGAGGCCGGAAAACAAGCAAACAAAGCAGCACTTTGCAGTGTTTTTAATCTTGATCCGGATAAACCTTTGTATACTTTTATTGGCAGATTGGTTGGAGAAAAAGGAGCAGATTTATTGCCGGATATATTTTACAACGCTTTGCATCAGGCAAACGGCGATATAAATGTGCTGGTTCTGGGCTCTGGCGATCCGCAGGTTGAAGGAAGACTTAACCATTTAAAAGATGTTTTTCCTGGAAATTACAACGCATATATAGGGTATAATGAACAGCTTTCTCATCAAATATATGCAGGAGCAGACTTTTTGCTTATGCCAAGTAGGGTAGAACCTTGTGGGTTAAACCAGATGTACGCTTTAAGATATGGTACAATACCTATTGTAAGGCGTATCGGGGGACTTAAAGATACTGTAATAGATATAGGTGATAACGGTTTTGGATTGTGTCATGACCAAACCAGCGTATGGGATGTAAACCATGCAATGGGGCGTGCATATGAATTGTACCTGGATAAGAAAAAAGTAAAAGAAATTCGTAAGTTTATGATGCAGCTCGATCATTCCTGGGATAATGCAGCACAACAATATATTGATCTTTACCAAATTTAA
- a CDS encoding sulfate adenylyltransferase subunit 1, with the protein MNLLKFFTAGSVDDGKSTLIGRLLYDTDSILADQLEALQQSNRKNDDGSIDLAILTDGLRAEREQGITIDVAYKYFQTDKRKFIIADTPGHIQYTRNMITGASTAKLAIILIDARNGVIEQTIRHSYLVSLLGIEHVVVCLNKMDMVDFSEDVFNAITDKYKALAANLSLKDVTFIPISALKGDNVVNESEHMPWYKGQSLLHFLENVDVETGPDYNLARMPVQWVVRPQTDELHDYRGYAGRVLSGSFNVNDKVTVLPSGTSSVIERIEVFDQTPSEVHAGQSVTIHLKDNIDISRGDVLVNSDHLPQHSQLIEADVCWMDKRPLDESITYLLQHNSKVTKCKVREIIHKVDINTLEKQEAYDFKLNDIGRIVIKTADALAFDFYTDNKANGAAILIDSRTNLTVAALMFRAVAD; encoded by the coding sequence ATGAACTTACTTAAATTTTTTACAGCCGGTAGTGTTGATGATGGTAAAAGCACACTTATTGGAAGGCTGTTATATGATACCGATTCCATTTTAGCCGATCAGCTAGAGGCTTTACAGCAATCTAACCGTAAAAACGATGATGGATCAATTGATCTTGCTATTTTAACAGACGGCTTAAGGGCCGAAAGAGAGCAGGGGATTACCATTGATGTGGCTTATAAATATTTTCAGACCGATAAACGTAAGTTTATCATAGCTGATACCCCGGGTCATATTCAGTATACCCGTAACATGATTACAGGTGCATCTACTGCCAAACTTGCCATCATTTTAATTGATGCACGTAATGGTGTGATTGAGCAGACCATCAGACATTCTTACCTGGTTTCTTTATTAGGTATTGAGCATGTTGTAGTGTGCTTAAACAAAATGGATATGGTAGATTTTAGTGAGGATGTATTTAATGCCATTACCGATAAGTATAAAGCTCTTGCCGCTAACTTAAGTTTAAAGGATGTTACTTTTATTCCTATTAGTGCCTTAAAAGGTGATAACGTAGTTAATGAATCGGAACATATGCCTTGGTATAAAGGCCAGAGCTTGCTTCATTTCCTGGAGAATGTTGATGTAGAGACTGGCCCTGATTATAATCTTGCCCGTATGCCTGTGCAGTGGGTGGTTAGGCCTCAAACAGATGAACTTCATGATTACAGAGGTTATGCTGGTCGTGTGCTTAGTGGTTCATTTAATGTAAACGATAAAGTAACTGTGTTGCCTTCTGGTACCAGCTCAGTTATTGAACGTATTGAAGTATTTGATCAAACTCCTTCTGAAGTACATGCAGGCCAGTCGGTAACCATTCACCTGAAAGATAATATAGATATTAGTCGCGGAGATGTATTGGTGAATTCCGATCACTTACCTCAACATTCTCAGCTGATTGAAGCTGATGTATGCTGGATGGATAAGCGCCCTCTTGATGAGAGTATTACTTATTTGTTGCAACACAATAGCAAGGTTACTAAGTGTAAAGTTCGTGAGATCATCCACAAAGTGGATATCAACACCCTTGAAAAACAGGAAGCTTACGACTTTAAATTAAACGACATAGGTCGTATAGTAATTAAAACGGCTGATGCGCTTGCGTTTGACTTTTACACGGATAATAAGGCTAATGGCGCTGCTATTTTAATAGACAGCAGAACTAATTTAACTGTAGCTGCTTTGATGTTCAGAGCTGTAGCAGATTAG
- the cysD gene encoding sulfate adenylyltransferase subunit CysD, protein MSKYNLDYLDELEAEAIHILREVAGQFEKPALLFSGGKDSITLVRLAEKAFRPGKFPFPLVHIDTGHNFEETITYRDKMIERIGEKLIVGSVQDSIDQGKVVEQKGKNASRNSLQTVTLLDTIAAHGFDACIGGARRDEEKARAKERIFSVRDEFGQWDPKRQRPELWNIYNGKIHKGENVRVFPISNWTELDVWNYIRRENIELPSIYFAHERDVITRNGQLMAASPFLNMDEEDIVEHKKVRFRTVGDMSCTAAVESDADQLDDIIAEISASKISERGARMDDKVSEAAMEDRKKGGYF, encoded by the coding sequence ATGAGTAAGTATAATTTAGATTATTTAGACGAATTAGAGGCCGAGGCAATTCACATTTTACGTGAAGTTGCAGGGCAATTTGAAAAGCCGGCCCTGTTGTTTTCGGGAGGTAAGGATTCTATTACACTGGTACGTTTGGCTGAAAAGGCTTTCAGACCTGGTAAATTTCCTTTCCCTTTGGTGCATATTGACACTGGACACAACTTTGAGGAAACCATCACCTACAGAGATAAAATGATTGAACGCATTGGCGAAAAGCTAATTGTTGGTTCAGTTCAGGATTCTATAGATCAGGGCAAAGTGGTAGAGCAGAAAGGTAAAAATGCAAGTAGAAATTCTTTGCAAACGGTTACACTTTTGGATACTATTGCTGCTCACGGTTTTGATGCCTGTATTGGCGGTGCCCGCAGAGATGAAGAAAAAGCCCGTGCTAAAGAGCGTATCTTTTCGGTAAGGGATGAGTTTGGACAATGGGATCCAAAACGTCAGCGTCCGGAGTTGTGGAATATCTATAACGGAAAGATCCACAAAGGCGAAAACGTTCGTGTTTTCCCTATCAGTAACTGGACTGAGCTTGATGTTTGGAATTACATTCGTCGTGAGAATATTGAACTTCCTTCTATTTATTTTGCTCATGAAAGGGATGTAATTACGCGAAATGGTCAGTTAATGGCGGCTTCTCCATTCTTAAATATGGACGAAGAGGATATTGTTGAACACAAAAAAGTGCGTTTCCGTACAGTTGGAGATATGAGCTGTACTGCAGCAGTTGAGTCGGATGCCGATCAGCTGGACGATATCATTGCTGAAATCAGCGCATCAAAGATTAGTGAACGCGGAGCCCGCATGGACGATAAAGTGTCGGAAGCTGCAATGGAAGACCGCAAAAAAGGAGGATACTTTTAA
- a CDS encoding phosphoadenylyl-sulfate reductase, protein MKEKLEEIAEKIKGLDPVDALKFFASEYPGKIVFSTSFGWEDQVITHMIFANDIPIEVFTLETGRLFPETYYVWNRTLEIYKKPILAYFPQAEAVQEMVNKKGPSSFYESVENRKECCGIRKLEPLRRALNGNNLWVTGIRSEQSVNRHDMANLEWDEQNQLIKFHPIFFWSLDEVKEYIKKNNIVYNTLHDKGFPSIGCAPCTRAVREGEDFRAGRWWWEDQSKKECGLHATS, encoded by the coding sequence ATGAAGGAAAAATTAGAAGAAATAGCAGAAAAAATAAAAGGACTTGATCCGGTTGATGCACTTAAATTCTTTGCAAGTGAATATCCGGGTAAGATTGTTTTTTCGACCAGTTTTGGTTGGGAAGATCAGGTGATTACGCACATGATCTTTGCAAACGATATTCCTATTGAGGTTTTTACATTAGAAACCGGAAGATTATTTCCTGAAACGTATTATGTTTGGAACCGTACTTTAGAAATTTATAAGAAACCGATTTTGGCTTATTTTCCGCAGGCTGAAGCTGTGCAGGAGATGGTGAATAAAAAGGGACCCAGCAGTTTTTATGAATCAGTAGAGAATAGAAAAGAGTGCTGCGGAATCCGTAAACTGGAACCATTAAGGCGCGCTTTAAACGGTAACAATCTATGGGTTACCGGTATCAGATCTGAGCAATCTGTTAACAGACATGATATGGCCAACCTTGAGTGGGATGAGCAAAATCAGTTGATTAAGTTTCATCCGATCTTTTTCTGGTCGCTTGATGAGGTAAAAGAATACATTAAAAAGAATAACATTGTTTATAATACATTACACGATAAGGGTTTTCCGAGTATAGGATGTGCTCCTTGTACAAGAGCGGTAAGAGAAGGTGAAGATTTTAGAGCTGGCCGCTGGTGGTGGGAAGATCAATCAAAAAAAGAGTGTGGTTTACATGCCACTTCGTAA
- a CDS encoding TSUP family transporter, producing MNTIHTILVGAGPVGLEKLTAILGNSPDARVTVIGLEILPELQELADKHEGVTVIQKEFAAADLNGADLVVAATNNELLNQEIRIQADQRNLLVNFADKPDLCNFYLGSIVKKGDLKIAISTNGKSPTIAKRLKEVLNDSLPDELNDTLQQMEALRNTLSGDFASKVKKLNEVTLSLVEGNTLVDAELTEESSLIKDKEEKSKRGRMKWLIWLAIVFSFVIVVTAFWHKEPEFQTYIENLNPMFYWFLLGGFVFAMIDGAIGMSYGVTTTSFSLAMGVPPASASMGVHLSEILSNGIAGWMHYRFGNVNWKLFRLLLLPGILGAVTGAYLLSSLEHYSSYTKPVVSLYTLILGFVILSKAYKVNAKTKGPKKKIKKVSLLGLFGGFIDAVGGGGWGSIVLSSLIAGGRNARFSLGTVKITRFFIALMSSLTFITMLNGAHWEAVGGLVIGSALASPIAARVSNKISAKTIMVAVGILVVLVSLRSIINFILKLV from the coding sequence TTGAATACCATACACACCATACTTGTTGGCGCTGGCCCGGTTGGTTTGGAAAAGTTAACAGCAATATTAGGTAATAGTCCGGATGCCCGGGTTACTGTTATAGGGCTTGAGATTTTACCGGAACTGCAGGAACTTGCCGATAAGCATGAGGGGGTAACTGTAATTCAAAAAGAGTTTGCTGCTGCCGATCTTAATGGTGCAGATCTGGTAGTAGCAGCTACAAATAATGAATTATTGAATCAGGAAATCAGGATACAGGCTGATCAGCGTAATTTGCTGGTTAACTTTGCTGATAAACCTGACCTGTGTAACTTTTACCTGGGTTCAATTGTTAAAAAGGGCGACCTTAAAATAGCAATATCTACCAACGGTAAATCGCCAACCATTGCAAAACGGTTGAAAGAAGTGCTTAATGATAGTTTGCCTGACGAGTTAAACGATACACTGCAGCAAATGGAAGCACTTAGAAATACACTTAGTGGTGATTTTGCTTCGAAAGTTAAAAAACTAAATGAAGTAACTTTATCATTAGTTGAAGGAAATACATTAGTTGATGCTGAGCTTACAGAAGAATCTTCTTTAATTAAAGACAAAGAAGAGAAAAGCAAGAGGGGAAGGATGAAGTGGCTGATATGGCTTGCAATTGTGTTTTCTTTTGTAATTGTAGTTACTGCATTTTGGCATAAAGAACCGGAATTTCAGACTTATATTGAAAATCTGAACCCGATGTTCTATTGGTTCTTGCTGGGAGGTTTTGTTTTTGCAATGATTGATGGTGCGATTGGAATGTCGTACGGTGTTACTACTACCTCATTCTCTTTGGCAATGGGTGTTCCGCCGGCTTCGGCCAGTATGGGCGTTCACCTTTCAGAGATTTTGAGTAATGGTATAGCAGGCTGGATGCACTATCGCTTTGGTAATGTAAACTGGAAATTGTTCAGGTTGTTGCTACTTCCCGGAATTTTGGGAGCTGTAACCGGAGCATACTTGTTATCATCATTAGAGCATTACAGTAGTTATACCAAACCAGTTGTTTCTTTATATACTTTGATATTGGGATTTGTAATCCTTTCTAAAGCATATAAAGTAAATGCCAAAACAAAGGGCCCAAAGAAAAAGATAAAGAAGGTTTCTTTATTGGGGTTGTTTGGCGGTTTTATTGATGCTGTTGGCGGTGGAGGCTGGGGGTCTATCGTTTTGTCGAGCTTAATAGCTGGCGGAAGAAATGCCCGGTTTTCATTAGGAACAGTAAAAATAACGCGCTTTTTTATTGCGTTGATGAGTTCGCTAACCTTTATCACGATGTTAAATGGTGCACACTGGGAAGCGGTAGGAGGCTTAGTTATCGGCAGTGCACTTGCATCGCCAATTGCAGCAAGGGTATCTAACAAGATCTCTGCTAAAACTATTATGGTTGCGGTTGGTATTCTTGTAGTTCTGGTAAGTTTAAGAAGCATCATCAACTTTATCCTCAAATTAGTTTAG